One segment of Actinomyces sp. 432 DNA contains the following:
- the nuoN gene encoding NADH-quinone oxidoreductase subunit NuoN, producing MSLTAPVIEWAGLTPVLIILLAGVIGVLVEAFVPRAARPVVQAMLSLLAVLGAGVALAGRWSIVSPGIGRQLATGIAEDPFGVAAQGIVLVIGLLAILVMADRTTADDGAFAAQAADRPGSAEEAESLHARWVSTEMFPLTLFSLGGMMLFPLADDMITLLVTLELVSLPLYIMAAMARHRRLLSQEAALKYFVLGVFASAFLLMGAAFLYGVSDSLSYRAIAYAIAGGGALGMDWLALAGVVLVTIGLLFKTAAAPFHAWSPDVYQGAPTPVTGFMAAGVKATAFLALVRFYYVVGGVLGWDLAPFLWAVAILTMAVGTVVGVVQTDVKRMLAYSAIAHAGYMLIGIIAWNSIGVSALMLYALTYGIATVGAFGVVTLVRESHDGAPGAEATDLKAFAGLGRRSPWLAGAMTVFLLSFAGIPLTAGFVAKFEVFIAGVVGGATWLVVAAVISSVATAFFYMRLIVLMFFREPEGERVAVVDSMGPTALAIGLAAVGTVLIGVLPQAVAGALANAAMLLP from the coding sequence GTGAGCCTCACCGCCCCGGTCATCGAATGGGCCGGCCTCACCCCGGTACTGATCATCCTGCTTGCGGGCGTCATCGGCGTACTTGTGGAGGCGTTCGTCCCCCGCGCCGCTCGCCCGGTCGTACAGGCCATGCTGAGCCTGCTGGCCGTTCTCGGCGCCGGCGTGGCACTGGCGGGCCGCTGGTCCATCGTGTCCCCCGGCATCGGCCGCCAGCTGGCCACCGGCATCGCGGAGGACCCCTTCGGGGTAGCCGCCCAGGGCATTGTGCTGGTGATCGGCTTGCTTGCCATCCTGGTGATGGCCGACCGCACCACCGCCGACGACGGCGCCTTCGCCGCCCAGGCCGCCGACCGCCCCGGCAGCGCCGAGGAGGCCGAGTCCCTGCACGCCCGCTGGGTGTCCACCGAGATGTTCCCGCTGACCCTGTTCTCGCTGGGCGGCATGATGCTGTTCCCGCTGGCGGACGACATGATCACGCTGCTGGTCACCCTGGAGCTGGTCTCGCTGCCCCTGTACATCATGGCGGCCATGGCGCGCCACCGCCGCCTGCTCAGCCAGGAGGCCGCCCTGAAGTACTTCGTGCTGGGAGTATTCGCCTCGGCCTTCCTGCTGATGGGCGCCGCCTTCCTGTACGGGGTGTCCGACTCGCTGTCCTACAGGGCGATCGCCTACGCCATCGCCGGCGGGGGAGCGCTCGGTATGGACTGGCTGGCCCTGGCCGGGGTCGTGCTGGTGACCATCGGCCTGCTGTTCAAGACAGCAGCTGCGCCGTTCCACGCCTGGAGCCCGGACGTCTACCAGGGTGCTCCCACCCCGGTCACGGGCTTCATGGCGGCCGGGGTGAAGGCCACTGCCTTCCTCGCCCTGGTGCGCTTCTACTACGTGGTAGGCGGCGTACTGGGCTGGGACCTGGCCCCGTTCCTGTGGGCTGTTGCCATCTTGACCATGGCCGTGGGCACCGTGGTCGGCGTGGTGCAGACCGATGTGAAGCGCATGCTGGCCTACTCGGCGATAGCCCACGCCGGCTACATGCTCATCGGCATCATTGCCTGGAACTCTATCGGCGTGAGTGCGCTGATGCTGTACGCCCTGACCTACGGCATCGCCACCGTCGGCGCCTTTGGGGTGGTCACGCTGGTGCGGGAGAGCCACGACGGCGCCCCCGGCGCCGAGGCCACGGACCTGAAGGCCTTCGCCGGTCTGGGGCGGCGCAGTCCCTGGCTGGCCGGCGCCATGACCGTATTCCTGCTGTCATTTGCCGGTATCCCGCTGACTGCCGGATTCGTGGCGAAGTTCGAGGTGTTTATCGCGGGTGTCGTAGGCGGGGCTACCTGGCTCGTCGTCGCCGCGGTGATCAGCTCTGTGGCCACTGCCTTCTTCTACATGCGACTGATCGTGCTCATGTTCTTCCGCGAGCCGGAGGGGGAGCGGGTGGCCGTCGTCGACTCCATGGGGCCGACTGCGCTGGCGATCGGCTTGGCGGCCGTCGGTACCGTGCTCATTGGCGTCCTGCCCCAGGCCGTAGCGGGGGCGCTGGCTAACGCCGCTATGCTCCTACCGTGA
- a CDS encoding polyprenyl synthetase family protein — MIGTLPLSLPQLEERIVPGLEAIEARLLEVVSNADETINAPTSHLAAAGGKRLRPVLTLLTAHLGDPGLAVVEPVLDAGVAVELTHIATLYHDDVMDEAPLRRGAPSAQTVWGNSAAILTGDVLVARASQLVAALGPQAVLAHSKTFERLCMGQLHETLPRPAGTDPVAHYLQVLADKTGSLIAVSARYGAMLSRAGEATEAIVEAFGEKIGVAFQLADDCIDLTSDTATTGKTPGTDLREGVDTMPVLLLRQALAAGELDAAGQSILATLSGADLSDDAVLADVVAQLRVHPVLARTRKMAMDWADQAVAVLDGLEDAVLAGTVERLDAGGITGEERDAALADARQRVALVRDGMVQFAHLLVDRAA; from the coding sequence GTGATTGGAACGCTGCCCCTCAGCCTCCCGCAGCTCGAAGAGCGGATCGTACCGGGACTCGAAGCCATTGAGGCGCGCCTGCTAGAGGTCGTCAGCAACGCCGACGAAACCATTAACGCACCGACCTCTCACCTGGCCGCGGCCGGCGGGAAGCGGCTGCGCCCCGTGCTCACGCTGCTGACGGCTCACCTAGGTGACCCGGGCTTGGCGGTCGTCGAGCCCGTGCTGGACGCGGGCGTCGCCGTCGAGCTCACCCATATCGCCACTCTCTACCACGATGACGTAATGGATGAGGCGCCCCTGCGCCGCGGTGCCCCCAGTGCCCAGACGGTGTGGGGCAACTCGGCGGCGATTCTCACCGGGGACGTGCTGGTGGCCCGGGCATCCCAGCTCGTGGCCGCACTCGGCCCGCAGGCGGTGCTGGCGCACTCCAAGACCTTTGAGCGGCTGTGCATGGGCCAGCTGCATGAGACGCTGCCGCGCCCGGCAGGCACGGACCCGGTGGCGCACTACCTGCAAGTACTGGCGGACAAGACCGGCTCTCTCATTGCCGTGTCGGCGCGCTATGGCGCCATGCTCTCCCGTGCGGGGGAGGCTACCGAGGCGATCGTGGAGGCGTTCGGGGAGAAGATCGGGGTGGCCTTCCAACTCGCTGACGACTGCATCGACCTGACCAGCGATACTGCCACCACCGGTAAGACTCCGGGCACGGACCTGCGGGAGGGCGTGGACACCATGCCGGTGCTGCTGCTGCGGCAGGCCCTGGCGGCGGGCGAGCTCGACGCCGCCGGGCAGTCGATCCTGGCCACTCTCTCCGGCGCCGACCTGTCCGACGATGCGGTGCTGGCGGACGTCGTGGCCCAGCTGCGCGTCCACCCGGTTCTCGCCCGCACCCGGAAGATGGCGATGGATTGGGCGGACCAGGCCGTCGCAGTGCTAGACGGCCTGGAGGACGCGGTTCTGGCCGGCACCGTAGAGCGTCTGGACGCCGGAGGCATTACGGGAGAGGAACGTGACGCGGCCCTTGCCGACGCACGGCAAAGGGTGGCCCTGGTACGTGATGGCATGGTGCAGTTCGCGCACCTGCTGGTGGACCGCGCAGCCTGA
- a CDS encoding NADH-quinone oxidoreductase subunit M: MQPMNETFPILTVMAVVPLAGALLLWLMPPLRRQGRVIGLLFSLATFGVGIWALTRFDMAQAGATQLAETHSWIPLLGVSWALGVNGLGLAMLLLTAFLVPLVLLASWGEVPADQQSLFSGLVLVLEAFVVVIFAARDVFLFYICFEAMLVPVYFLIGRFGGERRRRAALKFLLYSLAGGLVMLVGVVALFVYGPGGEGAYLIENLTGRIGGSTAAGRWIFISFFVAFAIKAPMVPLHTWLPDTAEQATPGTSVLLIGVLDKIGTYGMAALVLPLFPRESAWAAPVVLVLAVIGIIYGGLAAIAQDNLYRLISYTSISHFGFMVLGLFIGNQIAATGAMVYMVAHGLSIAGLYLVTGFLARRTGTVAISELGGIQRVMPLIAGTFLISGLASIALPGLSGFVPEWMVLTGTFSESVPLGMIAVLGVIIAAVYVLLPYQRVFTGAPARERVGSADLDGREKLVLVPVIAAMLALGLAPAVLTDAFEDVAAQVAAALDATGTTAAQAVSATAPAPADPAVAVVIAEGNTK, translated from the coding sequence GCGGTCGTCCCGCTCGCCGGGGCACTGCTGCTGTGGCTGATGCCCCCGCTGCGGCGCCAGGGGCGGGTCATCGGCCTGCTCTTCTCCCTGGCCACGTTCGGTGTAGGCATCTGGGCGCTGACCCGCTTTGACATGGCCCAGGCCGGCGCCACGCAGCTGGCCGAGACCCACTCCTGGATCCCGCTGCTGGGCGTGTCCTGGGCGCTGGGCGTGAACGGGCTCGGCCTGGCCATGCTGCTGCTGACCGCCTTCCTGGTGCCGCTTGTGCTCCTGGCCAGCTGGGGAGAGGTGCCCGCGGACCAGCAGTCCCTGTTCAGCGGCCTGGTGCTGGTGCTGGAGGCCTTCGTCGTGGTCATCTTCGCGGCCCGCGACGTCTTCCTGTTCTACATCTGCTTCGAGGCCATGCTCGTGCCGGTGTACTTCCTCATCGGGCGCTTCGGCGGTGAGCGCCGGCGTCGCGCCGCCCTGAAGTTCCTGCTGTACTCCCTGGCCGGCGGGCTGGTCATGCTCGTGGGGGTAGTCGCACTGTTCGTCTACGGCCCCGGCGGTGAGGGCGCCTACCTGATTGAGAACCTGACCGGCCGGATAGGCGGATCCACCGCCGCCGGGAGGTGGATCTTCATCTCCTTCTTCGTCGCCTTCGCCATTAAGGCACCCATGGTGCCGCTGCACACGTGGTTGCCGGACACCGCGGAGCAGGCCACACCGGGCACCTCCGTGCTGCTGATCGGCGTGCTGGACAAGATCGGCACCTACGGCATGGCCGCGCTGGTGCTGCCCCTGTTCCCGCGCGAGTCCGCCTGGGCCGCGCCGGTAGTGCTGGTACTGGCCGTGATCGGGATCATCTACGGGGGCCTGGCCGCCATCGCCCAGGACAACCTGTACCGGCTGATCTCCTACACCTCCATCAGCCACTTCGGCTTCATGGTGCTAGGACTGTTCATCGGCAACCAGATCGCCGCGACCGGCGCTATGGTCTACATGGTCGCCCACGGGCTGTCGATCGCCGGCCTGTACCTGGTTACCGGCTTCCTCGCCCGCCGCACCGGCACCGTTGCCATTAGCGAGCTCGGCGGCATCCAGCGGGTCATGCCGCTGATCGCCGGCACCTTCCTCATCTCCGGCCTGGCCTCCATCGCCCTGCCGGGGCTGAGCGGATTCGTTCCGGAGTGGATGGTGCTCACCGGCACCTTCTCCGAGTCGGTGCCGCTCGGGATGATCGCCGTGCTCGGCGTCATCATCGCCGCCGTGTACGTGCTGCTGCCCTACCAGCGGGTGTTCACCGGCGCTCCCGCCCGTGAGCGCGTGGGCAGCGCCGACCTGGACGGCCGCGAGAAGCTCGTGCTGGTACCGGTCATCGCCGCCATGCTCGCACTCGGGCTTGCGCCCGCCGTGCTGACCGACGCCTTCGAGGACGTCGCGGCGCAGGTTGCCGCTGCGCTGGATGCCACCGGAACCACGGCGGCCCAGGCCGTCTCGGCTACCGCCCCCGCCCCGGCAGACCCCGCCGTCGCCGTCGTGATCGCAGAAGGGAACACGAAGTGA